The genomic region TCTGGCCTTCGGGTGGGGGCTCGGGCGCGGGGTGCAGCTCCGGCCAGGGCCGGGGCGGCAGATCCGCGCGCACGGGCACCTCCGGGTCGGGCCCTGGATCGGGGTCCAGCCACTCGACCTCGGTCGCGCCCTCGTGGCCGTGGATGGCGATCACCGAGTCGATCCCGTCCCACACCGTGGTGGTCGGATAGTCGCCGTACCAGCGCAGCGCGACGGCCCCGTCGGTGAACTGCACCCCCTCGGCGACCGGCCCGGTCCCGCTGACGCCGGAGACGTCGTGGTGACGGATCAGCCGAAACCGACGAGAACTCATGTCGGCGCCACCTCCCACAACCGCTCCCCCGGCAACGGCCGGCCGCCGCCCGGATCCGCGGCCGACAACGGCTCGCTCGTCACCCGCAGCCCGGCGAACCGCCGGGTCATCGCCGCGGCGTACCGGCCCGCGAGCTCGGCCTCCGCGCAGTAGTCCGCGACCACGTGGTCCCCGAACCACACGCGGACCCGGCAGCGTCGAGATTCCGCGTCGTCGTCGCCCATCAGTGCACCCGGCGACTGGCAAGGAGGCGGCCGTTCCCGCCCCGTGGTGTTCCCATCAGCGACATCGAGCACCTGCACATCACGTCGATCACTTCCACTTCCCTGTGGGGATGGGTTCACAGGTAGTGACGAAGCCCTCACCGGCTTATGACGCGACTTCCGGAAATTTCTCCCCGCGGGCTTCAGCCGCGCACCCACGGCCCCCACGTGCCCTCGTCCTGAGCATCCGGCGTCGTGCCCGGCCCGAAGTACTTGATCCCCACACCCGGCAGGTACGCCGCCACCAGAAGCGAAAGGTTGTGACACAGCAGCACCGCAAGATCGGGCCGCACCGCCACCACCCGCTCGAAGGCCGCCTTCCCCTCCGCCTTCAGCACGTCGTCGTCCCGCCCGCCGAACCGGATGTCGACCTCGACCGGATACCCGTCCATCGCCTGCACGTCCTCGGGCCCCGGATCGACGTCGGCATACCCGTTGGGCCGCACGATGAACCCCAACCACCCGTCATCCACCGTCACGGCCCGCCCCCGCAACCCCACCTCCCCGTCCCCGGCCCCCGCCGCCCTCTCAAGCCCCAACGCCCCACACAACCACCGAGCCACCACCCCCGCCGGCTCCCCCGACCGAATGAACAAACTCGCGTTGTCGGACATCCCGCCTCCTCACCCCAGCCGTCGGCGTACCTCGTCCGCATCGAGGCCCGCCGCAACCTCAACCGCTCGCATGGCCCCCAGCTCCATCAGATGCGCCCCGGACTCGCCCGGCAACATCGTCTCCACGAACCACACCGCGAACTCCGACGCACTTTCCGCATCCGCCGCATCGAGCGTCACCGCCTGCCCGGTCCCACTGAGCGCAATCTCCAGCTCCGGCTGGCCCGGCCCCAACGGAATCAACGCCTCGAGCGCCATGCTCGACCCTTCAACACTGGTGCCCACCCGCACACCAGGCCACCGCTCGCGCAACAACACCGCGAACTTCTCCGCCGCAACCCTCCACGGCGGCTCCTCCAAGGGCGCAATCACAAACTCACTCACTCAGCAGCACCCACGGCTTCCACGGCTCGACGTCCGGCCCGTCAAGCCACGTGTTCGCCTCAAAGTAGTGCGTCCCCACCCCAGGCCGACTCGCAGCAACCAAGACCTCCAGATTGTGCGACAACAACACCGGCACCTCAGGCATCCCCGCCACCAAAGCCTCGAACATCAACCGAGCCTCCTCCGCCTGCTTCCCCTTGTGCGTCCGGCTCTGCACATCAACCCGCACCCCGTACCGATCCATCGCCTGCACCTCCCCCGGCTCCGGCTCGAACGAGTTCCGCTCGACGAACACCCCCACCCACCCGTCGAACGACCGCCCCCGCCCGCGGTACTGCAGCTCGTCCTCGGTGCCCGCGAGCAGCTCCAGCCCGAGGACGTGCGAAACCCACTCCCCCACCGCGCCGACCGGCTCGGCGACAGCCAGAAAGATCTCGTCGCTGTCAGCCACCCGTCCTCCTGCGACTCACCGATGCGAGCGAGAACTGACCCAGGGCCGCCACACCTCGACATCCGGCGCGTCCAGAGTCACCTCACCGTCGAAGTACTTCGTCCCCGCCCCCGGCAGATGAGCAGCGACCAAGATCGCCAGCTCCTCACACAGCACCATCGGTACGCCGGGATGCCCGTCGACCAGCCGCTCGAAGATCCGCCGCGTCTCACCATGCAGCACCGCCTCGGTCTTCGCGTCGTACTTGACGCTGACCTCCACGCCGTACCCGTCGATCGCCTGCACCTCGCCGGGTTCCGGATCCGGCGACACATACCCATTCCGCCTCACCACGACCCCCAGCCACCCCTCAGCCTCCGCAGGCCGCCCCCGCAGCACGACCCGCTCCGGCTCAACTCCCACCACTTCGAACCCGAGGAACACCACCATCCACTCAGCAACCTGACCAGGCGTCCCGTCCACGTCCAGAAAGATGCTGTCGGTACTGGACATCAGTACTCCTTCTTGTAGGTGACCAAGCGTCCGTCGGCCAGGATGAAATGGACTACGGCCGCGACCGTTCTTCCAGGTTGGCCGAAGGCCCGCATGGAGCGGTCGACGACGGCCTCGGCCAGCCCAACGTCTCGTCCGTCGATGACAAGTTCGCCGTCTGGCAGCACCTGCTCGCTGCCGTCCAGCACGTTGCGTTTGACCGCCTCGCTCGAGCCGCTGCGCAGCGTCTTGAACTCGATCTTCACTCCGGCGTCCGCACCGCTCCTGCGCACCATGGTGTCCGGGTTCTTCTCGCCGGACCCGTGATCCGGAACCCGCGCGTCGATCCGCCACCCTTCCTGCTCCAGCCGCTTCGCCACAGCGAGTTCCTTGGCCAAGAAGCTGTTCTGTGGATCGTGCACGCCGGGCCTGAAGTCGTCGCCGAACGCACGCGGTTCGAACGCCGGGTCGAATTCCCCTGGCTCCCCATCCGCCCGCTCCAGCTCAACCTCCACAGCCGGTACGTCGATCGCCTGCCGCGACACCTCCTCGCCCGGCTCGAACTCCGGCAGCTCCACCTCGACCACCGGCGGCGTCAGCGGTTCGGGGGGTTCTTCCGGGTAGTCGAACGTCGCGGTGACCCGGTCGACGGCGATGACCAGTTCCGCCCGCTGCCACGCCTCGTTCTCCCCGGCCGCCATCGCCTCCAGCAGCTTCCGGGCCGCCTCCCCGAGGTCGACCGCGATCTCGTAGTCCGGCTCGTCCTCGTCCCGACGTTCCTGGTCCTCGTCGCGCTCCGAGACGTTCAGCCGGCCCTCGGGATCAACGACGATCTCGACCTCCAGCGGCTCCGGCGTCTCTTCCCGGTCCTGCTCGTCCTTCTCCTGCCGCTTGCGGAACTTCTCCATCGCCTTGCGAGCGACCACGATCAACGGCGGCTCAGGCGCCTCCGGATCCTCGACCGGCCGGTACCGGGCCGACAACCGCTTGGTCCGCCCCTTCGAGTCCCGCTCAGCGACATCACCGATTCCGCCGGTCGCCCGGTTCCGGTCCGCCGAGCCGGCATCCGGCCGATCCGTCGACCGTCGCTCACCGACCAGCCGTTCCGCCCAGGCCTTGGCCTTCGGCGGCGCCATCGCCAGATAGTGCGCCGCCGCCTCGCAGGCCCGAGCGGCCGCGTCCAGCTGCTGCGCCGCGACCGTCGCCTGCCCGTGCGACGCGGCGATCGCCACCGCGGCGTTCTCCCGGCACCGCTCGGCCGTCCGCTGCAGGTGGATGACGACCTGAGGCACCTCGTCGAGACACTCGACCAGGCCCCGAGCCACCCGCTGCAGGTCGGAGGGCACGGTCGGGCCTAGATCTGGTCCGCGTAGCTCTTGCAGCCGGCCGAGGCGATCTCCAGTGCCTCGGCTGCCTGCTCGACCGCCTTGCCGGCCGCGTCGAGGATCTCGGAGATGTCGCGGTCGACCCCGGTCGCCGTACCGGCGATCAGGCTCTCCACCTGCGCGCTGTGCTGGGTGAACCGCAGCTTGAACCCCGCCAGGCCACCCGCCGCCTGCTTGGCCTCGGCCGAAACCTGGTGCAGCTGTTCCTTGAGCCGCTGTACGTCGGACACGTCGACTGCCTCTTCCCTAGGAGTTGCGCTTCTTCGGCAGCACGATCGCCGTTCCCGACACGATCACCGGGACACCGATCGCCAGCCACCACGGCAGCCCGGCCGCCATCAGTACGACGACCAGCACCGCCCCGCCCCAGCCCCACCAGCGCGCACCGGGCAACCGGGGCAGGCCCAGGACCCGGGACGCCGCCAGCATCGTGACCGCCGCGAGCGCGGCAGCCTCGATCCCGGCGAGGAACGACTGGGTGACCACCCAGACGACGACGAACCCGGCCACCGTCAGGGCGGCGCTGATCGTACGGCGCTTGCGGCGTTCCTGCTCGGCCCGGGTCGCCGCCCGGACCTCTTCCAGCTTGTCCACGGTGTCCGCGAGCTGCTTGGTGATCCTGGCCGCCGCGGTCTCGATGTCGGAGATCCCGCGGATCTCGGGCAGCGGCACACTGGCCTTCTTGCCCTCCGGCGGCAGTCCGGCGCGCTCCAGGCTCACAGCGGCCTTCTCGGCGAGCCCGTTGAGCCGCACCTCCAGCTTCCGCCCACGCTCGGCCATCGCGTCGGCCTCGGCCATCGCGGCGACCTCAGCCTGGGTCCTGGCCGCAGTCATCCGGTCCTGCGCCTGCTGCGCGTCGGCACGGGCACTGGCAACCTGCCGCAGCGCCCGCGCGTACTCCGCCCACTGCTGCTCCTCGGTCTTCATCGGCGCACCTGCTCCACGCACCGGTCGACCTCGTCCACCCGCAGCGGCGCGAACGGTACGACAACCTGCGCCTCCGGGTGCAGCCCGTCCCACAGCAGGCCCCGGTGCGGCTCCGACGCCCAGCGCATCAGCGGACCGCACACCGCACGCACCCCGTCCTGCGGGTGCCGCAGGAACAGGTGCGTCGCCACGTTCGCCCGGCCGTAGCCCAGCTGCTCGGTGCACACGTGCAGCCGGTTCCACCAGCCGAAGGTGATCAGCCCCTGCGTCGGTCCTTCGCGCACGATCTCCTGCAGCGCGTTCGCGGGGCTCTCGAAGATCCCGTCGACCTGCGTCTGCATCTTCGGTACGCCGTGGAAACCGAACCCCAGCAGGTACGTCGTACCGCCCACCTGGCCGTCGCGCACCGCGTCCCGCAGCGAGAAGATCCGCGGCGCGACGTCCTCGTGCTTGTCGATCGTCTCCACCTCGCAGCCGAGCGAGCGCAAGGTCTGCACGAGCGCTTCCTTGCCCTCAGCAATCACCGGCGACGATCCGGTGCCGTCCACGAAGACGAACCGCGGCGCCACAACGGCGGCGGCTGCCGCAGAGATTGCGAGTCCTGTCAGCACGCCCAGCGCATCAGCCGGACCGTCGCCGAGCACCAGTACGCCGGCGCCGGGCTCGGGCCGTACCTCGATCGCCACCGGCTCCTCGGTCACCGCGATCGGCAGCCCGGTCCATGGACGGCCCAGCTCGGGCTTCACCGCGGCCGCTGTGTCGGGCAGTCGCGCCGGCTCGGCCAGGTGGAAGACGCGCGGCGGGTGCGTCGTACCGGATCGGCGCCACAGCTCATGGCGCAACTGGTCCAGCACCGGCTTGTCCGCGAAGCTGACCAGGACGTGCTGGTTGTCGTCGGGCGAGCCGAAGTTGGCGTTGAGCACCGCCTCGCCACGGAACTGCAGCTCGGCGGCGGCAGTGTTGCCGGTGCGCAGGATCGCCTGCGAGTCGGCCGGTGTCGTCTTCAGCGCGATCCGGTACGGCACCTGGCCGAAGATCGAGTCACGCCGGGTCGACAGGCGTTTGACCCCTTCGATGGTCTGCGTCGCCAGCACCACGTGGACGCCGTACGCGCGACCGAGCCGGACCAGTCGCTCCAGCAGCCGCGCCGCTTCGTCGGCCAGCTCGTCGTCGTCCTCCAGCAGCACCTGGAACTCGTCCAGCACGGCCAGGATCCGCGGCGGACGGCCAGGACCAGGGCCCAGCTCGGCGATGTCGGCGACGTTCCCGTGGGCCTTGAAGATCTCGCTGCGCCGCGCGAGCTCGTCGGACAGGTGCCGCAGGACGGCGAGACCGAAGGCACGGTCGCTGTGGATGCCCAGGACGCGGACGTGCGGCAGCCAGTGCTCGCGGTCGGCGGCCGGCCCCAGCGCGGAGAACTCGACGCCGTGCTTGAAGTCGAGCAGGTACATCTCCAGGTCCGCCGGGTCGTACCGGGCGGCGAGGCCGTGGATCATCACGAGCAGCAGGTTCGACTTGCCCTGGCCGACCGCGCCGCCGACCAGCACGTGCGGCAGCGCCGGGTTGCCGCTGCGCAGCCGGATCAGCGCGGGCGTGCGGTCGTCGTACCCGATCACCGTGCTCAGCTCGTCCTTGACCGGCTGCCACCACGTGGACCGGTCCGGCAGCGTCCGGTCGAAC from Kribbella flavida DSM 17836 harbors:
- a CDS encoding FtsK/SpoIIIE domain-containing protein, translated to MAQLLDNARRLTRGEHQRAVQLHRQLQEQTAAARRESRGLVEAATAEALATAEPAARLLADRLAPGLASIPPNDARWRSRQLVGAGVPSYVRVGDLDTGTPVVAPLLRTNGWRVTSDRPESARRLLQSVALRLVAASEPFRLRIDSFDPRLTGMMGLLGHLTTKYPQLVPRATHTAEQLHGVLSGLVDVSSLRASRQAQLGHKRFEELIRETGRVTDPYRLVVLFDYPAGIDTLAQRDLVRLAATGADRGICFLVHHDPAMASESDVDPRQLLDLLTPVSVANEKVELSQLPNVAARLDPPFDANVAAGICDVVAELAEIAVLPTIEFDRTLPDRSTWWQPVKDELSTVIGYDDRTPALIRLRSGNPALPHVLVGGAVGQGKSNLLLVMIHGLAARYDPADLEMYLLDFKHGVEFSALGPAADREHWLPHVRVLGIHSDRAFGLAVLRHLSDELARRSEIFKAHGNVADIAELGPGPGRPPRILAVLDEFQVLLEDDDELADEAARLLERLVRLGRAYGVHVVLATQTIEGVKRLSTRRDSIFGQVPYRIALKTTPADSQAILRTGNTAAAELQFRGEAVLNANFGSPDDNQHVLVSFADKPVLDQLRHELWRRSGTTHPPRVFHLAEPARLPDTAAAVKPELGRPWTGLPIAVTEEPVAIEVRPEPGAGVLVLGDGPADALGVLTGLAISAAAAAVVAPRFVFVDGTGSSPVIAEGKEALVQTLRSLGCEVETIDKHEDVAPRIFSLRDAVRDGQVGGTTYLLGFGFHGVPKMQTQVDGIFESPANALQEIVREGPTQGLITFGWWNRLHVCTEQLGYGRANVATHLFLRHPQDGVRAVCGPLMRWASEPHRGLLWDGLHPEAQVVVPFAPLRVDEVDRCVEQVRR